The following coding sequences lie in one Saccopteryx bilineata isolate mSacBil1 chromosome 5, mSacBil1_pri_phased_curated, whole genome shotgun sequence genomic window:
- the ATOH1 gene encoding transcription factor ATOH1: protein MSRLLHVEDWAEVKELGDHHRHPQPHHLPQPPQPPATLQTREHSVYPAELSLLDSTDPRAWLTPTLQGICTARAAQYLLHSPELGASEAAAPREDVDGRVELVRRSGGGGGGGSCSSKSPGPVKVREQLCKLKGGVVVDELGCSRQRAPSSKQVNGVQKQRRLAANARERRRMHGLNHAFDQLRNVIPSFNNDKKLSKYETLQMAQIYINALSELLQTPSGGEQPPPPTASCKTDHHHLRAADPYEGGAGTATAAGALPASGAGPRPIPPGSCRTRFSAPASTGGYSVQLDALHFSTFEDSALTAMMAQKNLSPSLPGGILQPVQEESSKTSPRSHRSDGEFSPHSHYSDSDEAS from the coding sequence ATGTCCCGCCTGCTGCACGTGGAAGACTGGGCTGAAGTGAAGGAGTTAGGAGACCACCACCGCCATCCCCAGCCGCATCACCTTCCGCAGCCGCCACAGCCACCTGCGACCCTGCAGACGAGAGAGCACAGCGTCTACCCGGCCGAGCTGTCCCTCCTGGACAGCACGGACCCACGCGCCTGGCTGACTCCCACTTTGCAGGGCATCTGCACGGCACGCGCCGCCCAGTACTTGCTGCATTCTCCTGAGCTGGGTGCCTCCGAGGCGGCGGCGCCCCGGGAAGATGTGGACGGCCGGGTGGAGCTGGTGCGGaggagcggcggcggcggcggcggcggcagctgcAGCAGCAAGAGCCCAGGCCCGGTGAAAGTGCGGGAACAGCTCTGCAAGCTGAAAGGCGGGGTGGTGGTGGACGAGCTGGGCTGCAGCCGCCAGCGCGCCCCTTCCAGCAAACAGGTGAACGGGGTGCAGAAGCAAAGGCGCTTGGCAGCTAATGCCAGAGAGCGACGCAGGATGCACGGGCTGAACCACGCCTTCGACCAGCTGCGCAACGTTATCCCGTCCTTCAACAACGACAAGAAGCTGTCCAAGTACGAGACCCTGCAGATGGCCCAGATCTACATCAACGCCCTGTCCGAGCTGCTACAAACGCCCAGCGGCGGGGAGCAGCCGCCGCCGCCAACAGCATCTTGCAAAACCGACCACCACCACCTGCGCGCCGCCGACCCCTATGAGGGTGGCGCGGGCACCGCGACCGCAGCGGGGGCGCTGCCGGCCTCCGGCGCCGGCCCTCGGCCGATCCCGCCTGGAAGTTGTCGGACGCGCTTTTCGGCCCCGGCCTCCACGGGAGGATACTCCGTGCAGCTGGACGCTTTGCACTTCTCGACTTTCGAGGACAGCGCCCTGACGGCGATGATGGCGCAAAAGAACCTGTCGCCTTCGTTGCCCGGGGGTATCCTGCAGCCTGTGCAGGAGGAAAGTAGCAAAACCTCGCCCCGGTCTCACAGAAGCGACGGGGAGTTTTCCCCCCATTCCCATTACAGTGACTCGGATGAGGCAAGTTAG